From Chlamydia avium 10DC88:
TGAGATAGTTTTATGCGAGCGTGGGAAGACTTTCTTCTGCTACAAGAAAAAGAAATTGGAGCGGGTACTGTAGACAAATGGTTAAGGTCATTAAAAGTCCTATGTTTTGACGCATGCAATCTCTATCTTGAGGCTAAGGATTCTTTTCAGGTAACTTGGTTTGAGGAGCACATACGGCCTAAGGTAAAGGCTCATTTGGTGAATAACAACGGAAAATTGATCCGGGTTCACATTACCTCACTAGATAAGACTACTTCCCTATATGGAGAAAAACAGATTCAATATGAGAAGACATCTTGTTTTTCTATGCAGTACGGGAATGTTAATCCTACTATGTCATTTTCTAATTTTCTAGTGACTTCTGAAAACGACCTACCTTTCCGTATTTTCCAAGAGTTCACTAAGCCTTCTGAAGGCACCGTGAGTTTTCCTTTTAATCCTATATATTTATTTGGTCCTGAAGGATCAGGAAAGACACATTTAATGCAGGCTGCAGTGAGTGCTCTTAAAGAGTCTGGAGGAAAGATCTTATATGTAGCTTCAGATTTATTTACAGAGCATTTGGTTTCAGCTATACGGTCTGGAGAAATGCAACGTTTCCGTTCCTTTTATCGTAGTGTTGATGCTTTATTTATAGAAGACATTGAAGTTTTTTCTGGTAAGTCAGCTACGCAAGAGGAGTTTTTCCATACTTTTAATTCTTTGCATACAGAAGGCAAACTTATTGTGCTTTCTTCTTCATGTGCTCCTGGGGATTTGAAATCTGTAGAGGAACGCTTAATTAGTCGGTTTGAGTGGGGAGTAGTTGTACCTATCCATCCTCTTGCTAAGGAAGGATTGCATAATTTTTTAATGAGACAATCTGAGCAATTGAATCTTCGTATAGAAAGTACGGCACTAGATTTTTTAATTTGTGCATTATCTTCTAATGTCAAAACATTGTTGCATGCAATAAATTTGCTATCTAAGCGTGTTGCTTATAAGAAGATTTCTCAGCAATTGCTGTATGAAACGGATATACAGTCACTCTTACGTGATGTTTTAGATGCTGCTGAGAGTGTTCGATTAACTCCTTTAGGAATTGTTCGTGCTGTTGCTCAATATTATGGAGTATCTCCAGAAAGTATTTTGGGGAGATCTCAATCTAGAGAGTATGTTGTTCCTAGGCAAGTAGCTATGTACCTATGTCGACAGAAATTGTCTTTGTCTTATGTGCGTATAGGTAATGTATTTTCCCGAGATCATTCTACGGTCATTTCTTCTATACGTACGGTCTCTCAAAAAATAGAGGAGGGAGGCCTCGACATCAGTATTGC
This genomic window contains:
- the dnaA gene encoding chromosomal replication initiator protein DnaA — translated: MRAWEDFLLLQEKEIGAGTVDKWLRSLKVLCFDACNLYLEAKDSFQVTWFEEHIRPKVKAHLVNNNGKLIRVHITSLDKTTSLYGEKQIQYEKTSCFSMQYGNVNPTMSFSNFLVTSENDLPFRIFQEFTKPSEGTVSFPFNPIYLFGPEGSGKTHLMQAAVSALKESGGKILYVASDLFTEHLVSAIRSGEMQRFRSFYRSVDALFIEDIEVFSGKSATQEEFFHTFNSLHTEGKLIVLSSSCAPGDLKSVEERLISRFEWGVVVPIHPLAKEGLHNFLMRQSEQLNLRIESTALDFLICALSSNVKTLLHAINLLSKRVAYKKISQQLLYETDIQSLLRDVLDAAESVRLTPLGIVRAVAQYYGVSPESILGRSQSREYVVPRQVAMYLCRQKLSLSYVRIGNVFSRDHSTVISSIRTVSQKIEEGGLDISIATKDLMKTLSSAYKSLEFFPEEEILC